CTCACCAGGCCGTCGAGGGCGGCGGTGAACATCTCCTGGTTGCTGACCTTGGCATATGCCTTGTCCTGGCGGGCAAACGGAATGCGGTTGCCGCCGAGGATCGCCACCGGGCGCTCGGTGCGGGTCTCGGGCTTCTTCGGGGTGGTGCTGTTGTCTGCCACGTCGATCTCCAGGGTCGTGTGCGGTATCTATAGCGTATTCTTACTCAACAGTAAGTTCGTTGTCGAACGACAGTCAGAGGAGATCCAACATGGCCGCCAACGGAACAACTGGCCTGTACTCGAGCTTCGTCCATTCCGGCCCGGGCGCTTTCATCGCCAAGCAGGCCGGCCTCCCCGTCCCGCCGCCCCTGCGGCGGTACAAGCCGTCGGAGCCGCCGCTGCCGGGTCCGGTGCTGCTCGGAGGCTCGGGGCGCCTCGTCGAACCGCTCCGGGAGATGCTCTCGGGCGACGATTACGACCTCATCCAGAACGCCCTGACCGGCCGTAGCGCCGACAAGTACGGCGGCCTGGTCTTCGACGCCACCGGCATCACCTCCCCGGCCGAGCTGCGTCAGTTGTTCGAGTTCTTCCAGCCGGCCATGCGCTCGACCGCGCCGTGCGCGCGCTTCCTGGTCATCGGCACCACGCCGGAGCTGGTGACCGACCCGTCCGAGCGTGTCGCGCAGCGGGCCCTCGAGGGCTTCACCCGCTCGCTCGGCAAGGAGCTGCTCAAGGGCTCCACCGTCCAACTCGTGTACGTCTCGCCGGACGCCAAGACCGGCCTGAGCGGCCTGGAATCGACCGTACGCTTCGTGCTGTCGGCCAAGTCCGCTTTCGTCGACGCACAGGTCATCCGCGTCGGTTCGGCCGACGCGACCGCCCCGAAGGACTGGGATCGTCCGCTGGAGGGCAAGGTCGCCGTGGTCACCGGCGCCGCCCGCGGCATCGGCGCGACCATCGCCGAGGTCCTCGCGCGCGACGGCGCCCACGTCATCGCCGCCGACGTCCCGCAGGCCGGGGACGCGCTGTCGGAGACGGCCAACAAGGTCGGCGGCACCGCGTTCCCGCTGGATGTGACCGCTCCGGACGCCGGCGACAAGCTCGCCGAGCACGCCCTCGAGCGCCACGGCGGCATCGACATCATCGTCAACAACGCCGGCATCACCCGCGACAAGCTGCTCGCCAACATGGACGACGCCCGCTGGGACGCCGTCATCGCGGTGAACCTCATCGCTCCGCAGACCCTCGTCGAGAAGCTGCTGGAGAAGGGTGCACTCCGTGAGGGCGGCGCGGTCATCGACGTCTCGTCGATCGCCGGCATCGCCGGTAACCGCGGCCAGACCAACTACGGCGCATCGAAGGCCGGTGTCATCGGCCTGGTCGACGCCTACGCGCCGATCCTGGGCGAGAAGGGCATCACCATCAACGCCGTCGCCCCCGGCTTCATCGAGACCAAGATGACCGCGGCGATCCCGCTGGCCACCCGCGAGGCTGGTCGCCTGATGAGCTCGCTGCAGCAGGGCGGCCAGACCGTCGACGTCGCCGAGACCGTCGCCTACTTCGCCAACCCGGCGAGCTCCGCCATCACCGGCAACGTGGTCCGTGTCTGCGGCCAGGGATTCCTGGGTGCGTGATGGGTAAGACGATCACCCTCCCCGGCGCCCCCGGCACCGGCGAGCTCTACGGCAAGGCAGTCACCGGGATGCTGCCGGGTATCGGCAAGCCCGCCCGCGTCCCGGCCGACGCCCCCCTCCCCGACACCCACTACCGACTCGACGACGTCCGCGTCGATCCCGCTGCGCTGCAGGCGTATTGCCACGCGACCGGTCAGCGCTTCGGCGCCACCCTGCCGGTGACGTACCCGTTCGTGCTGCAGTTCCCGGTGGTCATGAAGCTGCTGACGTCGGACGAGTTCCCGTTCGGCGCAATCGGTTCGGTCCACATGACGAACACGATCGAGCGGAAGCGACCGATCGAGGTCGGCGAACCGCTGTCCATCGAGACCCATGCCGAGAACCTGCGTGAGCATCGCAAGGGCATCCTCGTCGACGTCATCAGCGAGATCAGCGTCGGCACCGAACTGGTGACCAGGCAGACGGCGACCTTCCTCAAGCAGCAGCGGACCACCCTGTCCGACGAGCCGCGCGGTCCCGAGCCGAAGTCGAAGACCCCGCCGCCGCCGGATTCGGTTCTGGCCGTGGACTTGGGGCGCATCCGCGAGTACGCCGCGGCGTCGGGCGACCGCAACCCGATCCACATGGCGAACCTGACGGCCAAGGCCTTCGGGTTCCCCAAGGCGATCGCCCACGGGATGTGGAGTGCCGCAGCGGCGATCGCGAACGTCGAGGCCCAGCTGCCCGGCGCGGTCACCTACGACGTCAAGTTCGGCAAGCCGATCCTGCTGCCCGCCAAGGTGAACCTCTACACCCGCCGCATCGACGGTGAGGGCAACTTCGACATAGCGATCCGCGACCGTCGCAAGGGATTCCCGCACCTCACCGCGACCACACGGAAGGGCTGATTTTCGCTCCCGCTTAACCGTTTCCTTCCCGCTTATTGCGCTCAATAAGCGGGAAGGAAACGATCGAGCGGGAAGAAGCGCGGCCTCGCGGGGGCTGCGCTCAGATGTCGGTACCGACACCCTTCAGGCCGCGCCAGGCGATGCCGACGAGCATGTTGGTGGCCTTCTCGAGGTCGACGTCGCCCTCGGTGATGCGGTCGGCAACCGCCTCGCAGGCGCCGACGATGGCGACGGCGGTGAGTTCGAAGTCGATGTCACCGGCGGTCTCGACGGTGGTACCGGCCTTGATGAGTGCGGCGACCATCTCGGTGACGCGCTGACGGCTGTCGGAGACGATGCCGGCGAAGCTCGCGGTGCCGATCGCCACGCGGTACAGCACACGCCAGGACTCCCGGTTCTCGTGCACGAAGCGGAGGAACTCGCGGATGACGGTGACGGCCTGCTCGCGCTGAGTGAGTGACGGGTCGAAGCCGACGCTCATCGCGTCGATGAACAGTCCGGACTCACGGGCGATGCAGGCGCTGAACAGCTCCTCCTTGGAGCCGTAGTACAGGTACAGCATCGGCTTGGAGATCTGCGCCTCGGACGCGATGGCATCCATCGAGGTCTCGCGGAAACCGTTCTGCGCGAACACCTTCACGGCGGCGTCGAGCATCTGCTGCTCACGCACTGCACGCGGCAGGCGCTTGGTTCCGCCCGACATGGCCGCCTCCATCCTCGATGTCGTGTCCGAACG
The sequence above is drawn from the Gordonia rubripertincta genome and encodes:
- a CDS encoding MaoC/PaaZ C-terminal domain-containing protein, which encodes MGKTITLPGAPGTGELYGKAVTGMLPGIGKPARVPADAPLPDTHYRLDDVRVDPAALQAYCHATGQRFGATLPVTYPFVLQFPVVMKLLTSDEFPFGAIGSVHMTNTIERKRPIEVGEPLSIETHAENLREHRKGILVDVISEISVGTELVTRQTATFLKQQRTTLSDEPRGPEPKSKTPPPPDSVLAVDLGRIREYAAASGDRNPIHMANLTAKAFGFPKAIAHGMWSAAAAIANVEAQLPGAVTYDVKFGKPILLPAKVNLYTRRIDGEGNFDIAIRDRRKGFPHLTATTRKG
- a CDS encoding TetR/AcrR family transcriptional regulator, with amino-acid sequence MSGGTKRLPRAVREQQMLDAAVKVFAQNGFRETSMDAIASEAQISKPMLYLYYGSKEELFSACIARESGLFIDAMSVGFDPSLTQREQAVTVIREFLRFVHENRESWRVLYRVAIGTASFAGIVSDSRQRVTEMVAALIKAGTTVETAGDIDFELTAVAIVGACEAVADRITEGDVDLEKATNMLVGIAWRGLKGVGTDI
- a CDS encoding 3-oxoacyl-ACP reductase — encoded protein: MAANGTTGLYSSFVHSGPGAFIAKQAGLPVPPPLRRYKPSEPPLPGPVLLGGSGRLVEPLREMLSGDDYDLIQNALTGRSADKYGGLVFDATGITSPAELRQLFEFFQPAMRSTAPCARFLVIGTTPELVTDPSERVAQRALEGFTRSLGKELLKGSTVQLVYVSPDAKTGLSGLESTVRFVLSAKSAFVDAQVIRVGSADATAPKDWDRPLEGKVAVVTGAARGIGATIAEVLARDGAHVIAADVPQAGDALSETANKVGGTAFPLDVTAPDAGDKLAEHALERHGGIDIIVNNAGITRDKLLANMDDARWDAVIAVNLIAPQTLVEKLLEKGALREGGAVIDVSSIAGIAGNRGQTNYGASKAGVIGLVDAYAPILGEKGITINAVAPGFIETKMTAAIPLATREAGRLMSSLQQGGQTVDVAETVAYFANPASSAITGNVVRVCGQGFLGA